atacactatatagaACCTCAATATTTGGgacgataataaaaaaaaaaacccgatataatatatctaattattaataaaaaaaagtcagAAAATAAATGATGCCGCGGATCTGAATGATTTACCATAGATATAGCGTATAATTGTAATTAGCGTAGAATgcttatttcaattaaattatacattttCTCTCCGGGAAGAGGAAGCTTACACGATCAATAATTTTAGGAATTTTCAGTAAAAACACTACCTGCAATGTGTACAACCGTAGCATACGTATCTAATTTACTTCCCCTATGCGGACATCGCCACGTGACCCAGGGATTCTCCTGTTGTCATGATAACGTTTTCTCGTTAATTCAAGTCAAAAGTGGTATAAGAAGGCAAATCAAAGGGAAAATCTTACATAATCTTACACAAACGATCCGTGTGTTTGTACCTGTCAATAACACTTGATAATGGTATTTATACAACTGTCAgcttcatatatatatctagtctgtCCCCGTCTATAATTAGACCGACTAAAAATAGTGCATTTGGGAATCACGAAGTGACGGCTCAATAAGTGATAGACTTTATGGATGTATCATCACGTATGTACCAAGTTCGCTGATAATTTTCTTCATTGCCGCGTAAAACTGATTTCCTGTCGATTTTATGATGCACCAAAAGAATCCTGCGGGATCAGTTTTAGATTATAGTCGCAATGCGATAATtatctttaatatattttgGGGTTTGTTAATGGAATATTTCGGTAATTTTCTTAAAGTATTTGATATCACAGTGGACCATTAAGAAATTATGTGACCTTGGCCAATTCtatcatttatttacatttttttaaacaaattctttaaaactGTTTGGTATTTACTACAATATTTAGTTgtaagaaattgaaaaaaatatcataataataataataatttgttttacacCATCCCACCTTGATCCCCTATTTTCTATAAGACCACACAAAATCGGATGTAAGAAATTAAAGCAAATATTGAGGTGTTattttgaagaagaaaaaacttTCATAGAAGTCCCCTTTAgatatgtttgaaataaataagCAAAACCACCCATATGTGTTGATCTGCCGAGTCGGATCGCCCGAGTTTCTTGTGCGGAGGAAAATATCACGAGTGTGCGAAGCACTCCGCACAAGAAACTCGGGCGATCCGACTCGGCAGATCAACACATATGGGTGGTTTTGCTTTTATCACATACCTTAACCATTCttaatgtttctttacttttaaataaaatgCAAGTATTATTCGCTACCTCATCGCTTTGtgcctactttcgttttcaagtcACCAGGTCCCGTTTCTCGGAATCAGCTGATCACTGCCACCGGTTACTTAGAATTGACTGCTCCAGTTATAAACAACATTAGGCCTATCTGTGTTCATTCAATTCcttattttcaaattgataaaatgagAGATAACAATACTAATATCGGAGGAAATCATTTATTAACAATGTCATTTTGAGACgtgaaattataataaaatgttcaatatcTTCAGTACCGAGTTCAAATTCCCCTCACTAAATTCTCCTTACTGTCCGTTCCGTCTTTCGGcattaaataacaattttaatCAAATGTTGACGATTTTAAGGAGTAATTTGTATAGAGACTggtttatttaattatttatgaaatatgtacatagcttaaaattaaaattaaaagaagATATTCATAACACCGAAAAAAATCTCCTAACTTCTAGTCGCAACGTCACTTCATTCATGCAGGACCAGCAAGTGGTATAGATTCTGTAGTTATTATTCAGTGTTAGTGTACTGAACATGGTTATTTGAGCCTCCGATGAGAAGCTTATCAATTACGTAGCTATATCTATCAAACAAACTATCCAACATCAAACTCTgttaaaaagaatatatacatacatatatatattctttctGTTTTGAGTTTACGGTATAATTATATTCAAGACTACAGCTGTAACGTCTGGTAGCTTTAATTACTGGTGTTAACCATTTAgaggtacaaatgtatatatttgggGAGAGTACACCGTTTTGTTTCTCCAAGTTTCGAAATAGGGCAGATTTGTATCACTGAATAGCGGTGTGTGGTGGAAAAACGTAAGTGTGGCCATACGCATACACACATATATTGGTATGTAATTCCATTAATTGGTCAGTGTATGGAGTAAGTGTCACACATATATTGGTATGTAATTCCATTAATTGGTCAGTGTATGGAGTAAGTGTTTAACATATTTTTAGTCATTGGGACATTTGGAGTTTGTGTTACATACTTCCAGATATTTTATGTTTCTGTGTGTTTCGTGAATTAGTACTAACGTTCTGATTACATGGTCATTCTCaataattcttttaaaaacttATACTGTAGTTGATTTAGTTTTCGCGGATGGACAGCAAGGCACACGTTACAGTGAATTACAGCCAATCAATCATTGTACTTCTCTGATTATTCGCGGTTGGCAAATTAGGACGCGTGTACAATACTCGATATTAGACTGCTAAAAGATCAACACCCTATGACAGGGCTAAACTCAGTTTCAGACATACCTTAAAGTAATATCATAACACGTGACAAGATAGTTTACTGaaagttttatttcataaaGCCTAAACAATGTTAAtgaagcatatatatacattaacctCGGTAGCCATGTCTAATTGTAATATTAAAGTACAACTGGGACTGGTGTATATCGGATACACTATCGAGGGTTTATAGCTTATAATTGGAAAAATCCTGTCAATTATATCTTCCTAAGAATGAAATAAGTGGCCATGTCAAATAAAATGGATTAAACTCgttcaattatttgaaatgcTATTCAACAGAATTCACGGTTCCGTAATCTTAAATCATCTTAGATACCAAGAAATATATCATGATTCCGAGAACAGCCTATCAAAAATCCTTACTTCCattataattacagtatattAATTGTCTAATAACTTCAGCAGTAAAAAAACACGCACCTTGACTCAACTTGTGTTAGAGTACTATATAAAaatgcaaacaaacaaaaatggaaaaaatagaCCTCCATCTCAAAGTCGGGCTTTATTTGATTGAAAATCATATCCTCTTTGTTAAAGGTTCCTCAATACCAACTTGTGATCTATTccgaaaaaaaatgataaaaatttaaGTACAGAGACGAATTCTAAATTACTATGTACAAATACTACAATAGAAATGGTAATAATCAATATGTACAAGCCGCTatctatatagaaaaaaatacaaaataatattcaaaatacCAACGCGTAAATGCTGTTTAACACATATAGGCATTTATCAAAAGCTGCAACGGACTGTCAGTTAAATTTACCTTATCTACACAAATCAATATCCATATCCGGCACTGCTTCAAAGCGGCCCAGCGATATAACGCCAGATTGAAAAAGATTCTTCCTCGctaacattttttgtttgtttagaaTGAAATCAAGATCTAGATAAAGACTTGTATCCCAAAACTACATTACAATAACTCtcaatcatttatatttacaaaataataccACAATCATTCAACAACCCTCCAAATGTCCACACTCTAAAAATAGCCACTAACGTCAGACAGGCACACACTCGCTGCTTGTTTAAGTGTAATGAAGCGGCTTCCTCAATCGCTCCAATGAATAATacaatgttattttcaaaaaacaaatCTGTATTTATATGTCATCCATACCTCAATATGGCatttaaaatactataaaatttACATGTTTCAGTTGAAAGAGTGAGATGATagaatttacaaaataattgaTCAAAATCACACATAAACCTGGAAAAACAGCAtgagatataatatatatacatttattggtaaTTAAATTTTGCAAATGATTATTAAAAcactattttattgataattttctaaCGAGATGTATTGTTCACCTACAAGGGTGAAAATGGATTTCATAAATATAAGCCTACACTCACTTACGCTAGCAGAAATAGGGGTTTCTTTTGCtataaaaaaatctaaatttaatttttagatATGTTACAGATTGAACATCCAAAAGGCACAAAACTTAGAAGAAATATATATCGATCATTCTTATGGTGCACTATTTGTGAATAATGAAACTTCATTTGTTGAGGTGAACATGCATATGACAAACCGTTATTGTATATCagaaaataatcattttacACAGTCAATGTCACGTTactaaatatagatttatatacaatCCATCAGTCTGATTATATCTGTTCAGCATCCAACAAAACATTACGATGGGATTCACTGATTATAAGTTGACAATCTTTGAATAAAACCATGCTATTGTGAAATAGCAAATCCTTTGATTAAACTTTCATGCTAAGAATTATACGAAAGTGGGATTATTTACCCTTAATCGATGCCGAAGTGTCCTTTGCCGCAATTCAGTTACCTCAAGATTCAATTTGTACTTCGGTTTGAGAGTTTGAGGAGCCATACCCAACATGTTGGTTTGGGATGAGATGGTCCGACCGCTGACGGCGATATTCGGTAGGACGGTATTTGTTCCGGATAATTTTACCCACAACTAACACCAACATCATGGACGCGATAGTAGCGACTATTGCGATGACGGCTACTGCGCCTCCTGACAAACCATTGCCATCTGTTGTTGTATCACTATTAGCATTGTGCTTGGCTGCTTGTTGAAAGTTATCGTTGCCGATATCAGCAGTTTCTTCAATATCTTCCCATACCATACCCTCATTACTTATCATGAAACTGGAATTATCCGAAAATCCATTGAAAGGAATCTCCATAAACGGAGGTCGTATGATAGTCGGCAGACCCTGGACCCTCAAAGCGTTTGCCTGAATGCAGTAGGAAATTTCACATCCGTTGGCAACAAGAGCAAGATGCTCGCTGTAACCGGTCGGACAACCTCTTGGCCAATGAGAAGGTCCAGAGCTTTTCAGGAATGTTTCTAAAACGAGCATGTCATTTGTACTtcgtttgtgtttgttttctttatctGACATCAACTTCAAGGGATTGCCAGTTTTACAACTGAAGAATCCAGCAAAAGGTACAGAGTAACGGAAGCCAAGTTCGTAATCATCACTGACGCAAACACGCAGACTGCTACTAAGCTTCAAGGCGTAGAAATACGGGGGACAGGATCGGCTACCTGTCAGCGGATTTCCAACGGTGTTTGTGAAAACTCCACCAAAGAGATAACCAGAGCCGGCTTGAACATTTCCTGTAGCATAACACCAATATCCTTTGTAGGACGCTGTTTGAGATGATGCGTAATCACCACAACATGTTGAAAAACCCAGAAACCCACAGCTGTGGCAACGGCGTACATTATTTGGCGTTTTCTTACTTCCTACGTCAATCTCGACTTCTTCGTAATTCGGAGGACATGAATATTCACCTGTCAGAGGATTCTTTTGGTCGAGTTCACTACAAGTGTCAGACTTCACATTTCCTGACATTGTACAAGTCTGATATACCCCACCAAACGTATAGTTATTTGAGAGACTGCGACATGTTCCGTCATCGACGTTCGCCTGGTAACTGAAATTCGGAGAATCAGCATCGGTACATCCCTTGTAAACGTTATGTTTGTAATAAAGATTGATGGCGTCTCTCACATGTTGGATAAGTTCGTAGACAACGGACGATGGCAGCTCCGGTAGAGCCATAGGTGTGATGATGAAATACAATGGATCTCCAGCTTGATCTACTGCCACTAAATTTTCTGCGATGCTATCAGCCCAATCATTAAGACTGAAGTTCTGCGGCTGGAACACTGATCCACCAATTGTTTCCGTTTCGGAATGTGTTCTATTACCAAGATACTGGTCAATCATTTCCTTCGACGTTGAGTGTTCGTAGCTTCCGCCGATGTTAAATACACCGCAGAATGAAGCACTTGCAGAAGCCAGTACTTTACTCTTGTCCATGCTATAAGAACGCGCATATGTGGTTTTGATCTGATCCTGCTGGACAAGTGCTGCCCCGGCGTCTACACTGGTGATGATGTGAGTGCCAAAGTCCCTGATCAAAAGCTGACTCTCGTAACGAGCCATGTTCGTCTGGTTTTTCACTATCAGTGTTGCTACCTTCAAAAGCCTCGCTTTGAATTTCGGATTCAAGGGTGTGTCCGGTTGTAATTTGGCAGAATATCGAACATACCTCATCTGAACCCGAGTTGTCACTGACTTGTCCAGCAACTGTTTGGACCGAACGCTTTCGGACTCGTGCGAGAAGGATCCTCCAATACCAAAATGTCCAATATGGAAACCAGCTTCAGCATTGACTGTGCTCGATGTCGTTGAGGTGTAGTTCTGCCAATGTGAAAACAACTCGGCGAACGTTTCCAGTTTACTCTGCTTTAATGGCACGGAATAGATTCCGTCTGGTAACAAGTAACGGCCGTCGTCTGTAGTTTCACAAAGGCTGTAGTTATAATTGATCACTTGGCCGCCATGTTTGTTTCGTAAGTTGTCCCATCCTCCTCCCGGTAGTACCTCGTATCGCatgatgtttttgttcaaaCTTCTCTGGAGACACCTTTGTGGGTCGCCGACGCTGTACACGAACTGGGTGCCTTTGTCAACATCCGACGAAGAATATACGACAGGGACTACTGTCAGCATTACGAAAATGAAAATGGCGGAGTTAAAGTAGTACTCCATGTTTGATTGTCGATAGCCGATGTTAAACTGATGTAGACCTGTTACTTACACTTTCCTTTACCTTCTATACTGCCTACCACACTAGGCTGCTCTGTGTAGTTTATAACGGGGTCTGGAAATTTTCCGTTGCGCTTTGTTACGTTTTTGGAAATACCTACTTTCGTTTCGTTTGGTGcaagttttcataaaaaaatacacTACCTTTGTATTTAATactaaaaaatgtaaatgtattcaACATATAAAAGATATGTATAATATAGTTAGTCTGTTACAGCGATAATTACCAGATGTAAGTAGAAGAGTATATTGAAGAGTGTTTGTCTGAGTTGCACACATACCATTATCAACACACGTACGCTGTGAATCATATTCACACGCACTCCATTGTGACGTTATTGTACCgagtttatatatagactacGAATCCATTTGTGATTTCTGAACTCAAGAGTTTATacctcattatatatatttcctcgTATCCTTGATCTCAATGCAAGTTAAAGAGCTCGTACATttgacatttataaataaaatcgTTTGCTTTTTAACAATTCACAGGAAAACGAGATGATTTagtaaataataagaaaaagTACGAGAAAGAAATATATGTGAACAAAAAATTGTCATATAAACAGATTGGCTATATATTTTACTAAATATCTGGTATAAATAAATGGTAGGAATTTGATATAAGATTTATTAGCAATTattgacatttaaatatatttatatctatgtTTTCATATCTGTATATATCCCTTTTCTATAGGTAGTATCCTGTCTCCAGCTAGGTTTTCTATATATGCAGTATGAAACGCCGACACATGGATGTTGACGCTTTCAAAAATTTAATTTATGTGAATAGGCATCAAGTGATATATTCTTGACtgaatatcaataattatttaaGTATTTCTGTTTGATAGGTGACAAGAGATCAGAATATAACTGATGCCgtaattttcattatttacatCACCTAAAGTATATCATCGTTATTGACTTAGAATATATGTTGTAATTAAAAAAGGGAACATAATTCGGATTGAATAATATTATCCTGTCCGGGAAGAGGAAGTTCAAATGATGGATATTCCTAGGGATTTTCACTTGAACACTACATGTGTACACACGTGATATACATACTGAGTATATATGTGACATTTAAATAACGTTGGAAATTCCATACATATCTAATTTACTTCCTTTATGCGGTAATAACCATGTGACCGCGAGATTCTCATGTTTCTAGCGATAGTGTTGTGACGGGGTCTGTTGTTATTTATGTTGcatttactttttttcatataattaaTGATGTGGTTTACTATTGCCTTCGTGTCATATAAAATGATAACGATACTCTGGAAAACCGACAATTTTCCTGTACTCATCCGTCACTGAGATGCTTAATATAGACTACAGGTATATTTCGCCCGCAATTGGGTTGTATGTAAACCGATCTGTTCATTATAGGAGTGAATCTAATTCGCACTTCCCATGCCATATGTGCATTGCACCTCATGTAAACAGTAGTTGTATAAAACTGGAATTCCCAACCGATGACTGTTCAAGAAattcataaaaatgaaaaagatcTGCTACGTCATTATgcatattgatattgatattacaaaaaaataaaagaaacaggAGATTGACTCCATTAGAAGATAATGATTCGAGGCGAGTTGTTGAagtataaaaatatttcattacaatgtacatcaaataATATCATCGCCATAAGCATAATAATTATTAACAGAAAGAAGGTATCCTCAAATTGATGTCTTGTCAGTAACAGTTTAATTAATATTGATGTCCTTCAAGATGTTTTTTGTCGGATCGGTAATGTGAATATTGCAGTAACACAATATTGTCACAAGTGACATGAGCAGTACGAGATCGTGTTTGTGTAATACTGTCCGAAGAAGGACACATAGGAAATAAATTCAAAGAAGCTATAAAATGTGCTTTTATGTTGACATTACCATGCCGTTAAACACTTCCCCAGTTAAATCATATGAACGATAGAAAATGTTATAAGAAAACAAATCTAGAAGGAATGAatattatgataaatgtattgtgTGTCCACCATAAGGAAAGCTACAGGAACAGAAATGATATGAGATTGATGGCAGATTGGagatattattttaataatatataataaaactgcTTGGTAGTCCTCTTATAAATAGTTGAGCATAGACAGAAAGAGGGATTGGACAGCCCGACAGGAATAGAGTCCAAAGTCATTACTCGGTGTCAGTACTACATTTTATTTGCGATTCCCATGAGTAGCATACCAATTACTCAGCTGCTTTTATCTCACACATAGTCGAACATTTAATATTTCCTTTAACTCTTTGTAACAAAGCTTAATATGTTCTTTTTGTCATGAgtttacagtataattatatataaatctacagCTATGACGGTTTGGAGCGTTGGATCACTGGTGTTAACTATTTAGATGTGTGTAATTGGGAACAGCACCATTTATTGACTTAAGGCTTTTGTTAAAGTTTCAAAGTAGGGCAGAATTCAATCACCGAGTGTGATAGAGAACTCAGGTGTGTGTTTGACAACATATACGGATCTATATGGTGGAACCACGTAAGTGTCGTCAAACGTATATATATTGGTAGATAATTTATAACAGGGAATTTGTCGGTGCGTGAAGCAAGTGCGGTAAAAGCAGTTTAAACACCTGATTCCATTTGATATTAATACTACAATACGTACGCTATAGGAACGTCTGTATATATTGACCTCCCAGTTCACACGATAGAATCGGACCTCATATCTGTTGTATTGATGAGTTTattgtaaagaaagaaaaatcgTATTCAGCTGTAACAACATTCGAACTTAGGTATATAAATGGAGATTCTTAAGCTCTCTAAGGATATCGTGGATTTATCAAGCAGATTTGAAATACTTCAAGTGAATTTATTGAGGGCCAATCGCATATTGATTTCGGTAAGTAAAGCGAAATGGCAGTGCATTGTATACAACACATAAATAGCTCCTTAGAAAGACGACGGGACAATATTGAATATGccttttaaaatcattttgtgATTGATTGGCAGTTGACATTGGTCATTCAGCTATGAATGAATGTGAATGAATGGTATTAGTTTTGTGTTTTTGATGACTGTTGCATAATGACAtcatttcattgatattttaaCTTTCATTGAGGCAGGACATGCAGAATATATATAGTGGTACATCAGCGAACATAAATAATTGATTTCTAGCTTTATAAGGTTGTTTTTAACTACAGATCTATACTTTGAGTAATATTGACTTCAGAAGACatttgtctttttttgttttatatcagaAAGCTATTTGCCATAAGATATTGATGTGGTATCCTACAAAGTGAAGAGGGTAGAGCACAAATGTGATCTATCTCTCCAATCCAAGGTTAAATGTCCATTCCATATCAACACAACCAGTAAGTCTCTCTTGAAATTGTTTGCGTTGATATTTCAAGATGTCGGTGTACTCGTACCTGAGTCAATAGTTACCGGGGGCGATCAATTCCAGGTAAGCTGTAGTATAAGTAGCACGTCTTCACACCGGTCCGTGTACACTACAGATTTATAGCGTAACATCCTTATTTCTACCAACATGGCCAGCTCGACAGGTAAGGGGGTAGGCCTATAGGGAGGTTTTAATATTTTCCTTTGAACATCTTAGTATCACAATGAAATGTTGATTATATTATGAtcaattattttgaaaagataATTGAATACATCAAGACTTGTTATTCCTTAGAATAGTATAATGGGTTAATTGCCTAAGAAATCATGTGGAATTATAACgagataaaataaaaacttgaCTTTGAAGACACTAACCGGATAGTCAattgtaaatgtgtgtagatGAAAGGTACTTGACGCATTTCTCAATAATATTGCTAGAGTCTACATATTATTATCATCTAAAATGGATAACGTTACGTGAAGACAGTCAAACGCATtattaataatttcatttttagtgaatgtgtttttgttccTCCTAGTTACAATATAGCCATTCCTATCATATCTAATAGCAATTTCCGATTACGTCCGACAAGCACTTCAGACCAAGTTGGAGTTCTAACGGTGAACAATGACAGGGTAGACTATGCATGACCCGAGATATGAATAAACTGTGGTTAtcattatgtaaataaaacagggTTCCATTAGCATTGCTATATTTAATATCCATGTGTGTATTTTGGAAATAAAGGATTAAATCAAGAACTCGTGTAAAGGCGAAAGTGGATCGTTTTACTAAATACGTTACTGTGTATAAATCTATGaatttgtatttgatattcaaACATAATGATCATGTATAAACTAACGAGAAAGCTgcaaatttcaaataaatagtACTAGTATACCTTTATATCTACTCCAAATTCCCCTCTAAAGAACAAGCAGACTGTTTTGGTTTGCTGAATTACACAGTAGTATGTGTTAAAGAGGTACGTTTCCCTCCATTCGATCATTCACCTAGCATTCTTTTTTCTCATAACGTTAACAAATTtat
Above is a window of Pecten maximus chromosome 7, xPecMax1.1, whole genome shotgun sequence DNA encoding:
- the LOC117330362 gene encoding macrophage-expressed gene 1 protein-like — its product is MEYYFNSAIFIFVMLTVVPVVYSSSDVDKGTQFVYSVGDPQRCLQRSLNKNIMRYEVLPGGGWDNLRNKHGGQVINYNYSLCETTDDGRYLLPDGIYSVPLKQSKLETFAELFSHWQNYTSTTSSTVNAEAGFHIGHFGIGGSFSHESESVRSKQLLDKSVTTRVQMRYVRYSAKLQPDTPLNPKFKARLLKVATLIVKNQTNMARYESQLLIRDFGTHIITSVDAGAALVQQDQIKTTYARSYSMDKSKVLASASASFCGVFNIGGSYEHSTSKEMIDQYLGNRTHSETETIGGSVFQPQNFSLNDWADSIAENLVAVDQAGDPLYFIITPMALPELPSSVVYELIQHVRDAINLYYKHNVYKGCTDADSPNFSYQANVDDGTCRSLSNNYTFGGVYQTCTMSGNVKSDTCSELDQKNPLTGEYSCPPNYEEVEIDVGSKKTPNNVRRCHSCGFLGFSTCCGDYASSQTASYKGYWCYATGNVQAGSGYLFGGVFTNTVGNPLTGSRSCPPYFYALKLSSSLRVCVSDDYELGFRYSVPFAGFFSCKTGNPLKLMSDKENKHKRSTNDMLVLETFLKSSGPSHWPRGCPTGYSEHLALVANGCEISYCIQANALRVQGLPTIIRPPFMEIPFNGFSDNSSFMISNEGMVWEDIEETADIGNDNFQQAAKHNANSDTTTDGNGLSGGAVAVIAIVATIASMMLVLVVGKIIRNKYRPTEYRRQRSDHLIPNQHVGYGSSNSQTEVQIES